In Streptococcus uberis, a single window of DNA contains:
- a CDS encoding carbohydrate ABC transporter permease — protein MNHTNLKKQVSVSEALKNGGWDIKLSAIIMGFANLVNKQFIKGTLFLISEIAFLIAFVTQIIPAIKGLITLGTQTQGMVTKVIDGIKMQVAVDGDNSMLMLIFGLASLIFCLVFAYIYWCNLKSASHLFELKNKGEKIPSFKDDFKTLANGRFHMTLMAVPLIGVLLFTILPLIYMICLAFTNFDHNHLPPKSLFDWVGFTNFGNIFSGRMADTFFPVFSWTLIWAVFATITNFFFGIILALLINTKGLKFKKMWRTIFVITIAVPQFISLLIMRNLLNDEGPVNALLHKLGLIHHSLPFLSDPIWAKFSIIFVNMWIGIPFTMLIATGIIMNLPSEQIEAAEIDGASKFQVFKSITFPQILLIMTPNLIQQFIGNINNFNVIYLLTGGGPTNSQYYQAGTTDLLVTWLYKLTVTAADYNLASVVGILIFAVSAIFSLLAYTRTASYKEGAVK, from the coding sequence ATGAATCACACTAACTTGAAAAAACAAGTATCTGTGAGTGAAGCCCTAAAAAATGGAGGCTGGGATATTAAACTTTCAGCTATCATCATGGGGTTTGCAAATTTAGTGAATAAGCAATTCATTAAAGGAACACTTTTCCTCATCAGTGAAATCGCATTTCTGATTGCTTTTGTGACCCAAATTATACCTGCCATTAAAGGTTTAATAACCTTAGGTACCCAAACACAAGGAATGGTAACTAAAGTTATCGATGGTATAAAAATGCAAGTTGCTGTAGATGGGGATAATTCGATGTTAATGCTCATCTTCGGTTTAGCCTCACTTATTTTTTGCCTTGTTTTTGCCTATATTTACTGGTGTAACCTTAAAAGCGCAAGCCATCTTTTTGAACTAAAAAATAAAGGTGAAAAGATTCCTAGTTTTAAAGATGATTTTAAAACCCTGGCAAATGGTCGTTTCCACATGACCTTGATGGCTGTACCATTGATTGGTGTTTTATTATTTACCATTCTTCCCTTAATCTATATGATTTGTTTAGCATTCACCAATTTTGACCATAACCATTTACCTCCTAAATCACTTTTTGATTGGGTTGGCTTCACCAACTTTGGTAACATTTTTTCTGGTCGAATGGCTGACACCTTTTTCCCAGTCTTTTCTTGGACATTGATTTGGGCCGTTTTTGCTACCATTACAAACTTCTTCTTTGGTATTATTTTGGCTTTATTGATTAATACCAAAGGTTTGAAATTTAAAAAGATGTGGCGAACCATTTTCGTCATTACTATCGCAGTTCCTCAGTTTATCTCCCTTTTAATTATGAGAAACCTGCTTAATGACGAGGGTCCCGTGAATGCATTATTGCATAAGCTTGGCCTTATTCACCATTCTTTACCATTTTTATCTGATCCTATTTGGGCTAAATTTTCAATCATCTTTGTTAATATGTGGATAGGTATTCCATTTACCATGTTAATTGCAACAGGTATTATTATGAACCTACCAAGTGAACAAATTGAAGCAGCTGAAATTGACGGGGCAAGTAAGTTCCAAGTCTTTAAATCAATTACCTTCCCGCAGATATTACTCATTATGACGCCAAATTTGATTCAACAATTTATTGGTAATATTAATAATTTCAACGTCATTTATTTGCTTACTGGTGGTGGTCCTACAAACTCTCAATACTATCAAGCGGGAACAACTGACTTATTAGTTACTTGGCTATACAAATTAACCGTTACTGCTGCGGACTATAACCTCGCTTCTGTCGTTGGTATCTTAATTTTTGCAGTTTCTGCCATCTTTAGTCTTTTAGCCTATACTAGAACGGCATCATACAAGGAAGGAGCTGTTAAATAA
- a CDS encoding sugar ABC transporter permease, giving the protein MKNKRRFQLGLVYAILIVLSLFWLFPIAWVVLTSFRGEGTAYVGYFLPKTFTLDNYIKLFTNETFPFGRWFINTFMVATWTCIISTFITVAMAYSLSRIKFKHRNGFLKLALVLNMFPGFMSMIAVYYILKALGLTQTLTALVLVYSAGAALGFYIAKGFFDTIPYSLDESAMIDGATRMDIFFKITLPLSKPIIVYTALLAFMGPWIDFIFAQVILGDATSKYTVAIGLFSMLQPDTINNWFMAFTAGSVLIAIPITLLFIFMQKYYVEGITGGSVK; this is encoded by the coding sequence ATGAAAAATAAAAGACGTTTCCAATTAGGCTTGGTTTATGCCATTCTGATTGTCCTATCACTTTTTTGGCTCTTTCCAATTGCTTGGGTTGTTCTAACCAGTTTTCGTGGTGAAGGTACAGCCTATGTTGGTTATTTTTTACCAAAAACATTCACTTTAGATAACTATATCAAACTCTTTACCAATGAAACCTTCCCATTTGGAAGATGGTTTATCAATACCTTCATGGTAGCAACTTGGACTTGTATCATTTCAACTTTTATCACAGTTGCTATGGCTTATTCTCTCAGTCGAATCAAGTTTAAACACCGTAATGGCTTTTTGAAGCTGGCTTTGGTACTCAATATGTTCCCAGGCTTTATGAGCATGATTGCTGTTTATTATATTCTTAAAGCCTTAGGCTTAACCCAAACCCTTACGGCTTTGGTCTTGGTTTACTCAGCTGGTGCTGCCCTTGGTTTCTACATTGCAAAAGGTTTCTTTGATACAATCCCATATTCGCTCGATGAATCTGCCATGATTGATGGAGCGACTCGTATGGATATCTTTTTCAAGATTACGCTACCGCTATCAAAACCAATTATTGTTTATACTGCTTTGTTAGCCTTTATGGGACCTTGGATTGATTTCATCTTCGCGCAAGTTATCCTTGGCGACGCAACTAGCAAATACACTGTTGCTATTGGACTATTTTCAATGCTTCAACCAGATACCATTAACAACTGGTTCATGGCCTTCACTGCTGGCTCTGTCCTAATTGCTATTCCAATTACCCTACTCTTTATCTTCATGCAAAAATATTATGTTGAAGGTATCACTGGGGGTTCTGTTAAATAA
- the dltD gene encoding D-alanyl-lipoteichoic acid biosynthesis protein DltD, translating to MLRKLLTIVGPVVLALLLVLVTIFSFPTSLSPNLKQEKNSAVAISDASFKNGVIKHQALGDSKHHFVPFFGSSEWSRMDSMHPSVIAERYHRSYRPFLIGNRGSQSLTHYYGMQQISKDLKGGKAVFVISPQWFTPQGSNSAAVQMYLSKTQIFQFLLKSNGDSSASFAAKRMLELNPGIAKANLLRKVSQGKPLSSLDCFLLKCQYQIALREESLFSFLVTSDNYQKRIKPRVAGLPKTFSYDKLEKLAIKRGEAATSNNPFKIKNSFYTKRIGKKVNKYKLFQKNFVYTSSPEYNDFQLILSEFAKQKTDVLFVIPPVNQEWAKYTGLNQEKYQAAVHKIKFQLMSQGFEQIADFSTKGGDPYFMEDTIHLGWNGWLALDKQLHSFMARKNQVLDYHLDPYFYSQDWAKRDSLVNNQLK from the coding sequence ATGCTTAGAAAACTATTGACAATAGTTGGTCCGGTGGTTTTGGCCTTATTGTTAGTTCTCGTTACCATATTTAGCTTTCCAACGTCATTATCACCAAATCTTAAACAAGAAAAAAATAGTGCTGTGGCCATTTCGGATGCTTCCTTTAAAAATGGCGTGATTAAACATCAAGCATTAGGTGATTCCAAACATCACTTTGTACCCTTTTTTGGTTCAAGTGAATGGAGTCGTATGGACAGTATGCATCCTTCTGTTATTGCGGAACGCTATCACCGTTCTTATCGACCATTTTTAATTGGAAATAGGGGATCGCAATCTCTAACACATTACTATGGTATGCAACAGATATCAAAGGATTTAAAGGGTGGGAAAGCTGTTTTTGTGATTTCTCCGCAATGGTTTACACCACAAGGATCCAATTCTGCAGCAGTTCAAATGTATCTATCAAAGACGCAAATTTTTCAATTTCTCTTAAAATCTAATGGTGATTCAAGTGCATCATTTGCTGCTAAAAGAATGCTAGAATTGAATCCCGGTATCGCCAAAGCAAATCTCTTAAGAAAGGTTAGTCAAGGTAAGCCATTAAGTTCCTTGGATTGCTTCTTATTAAAATGCCAATATCAAATAGCTTTAAGAGAAGAATCGTTATTTAGTTTCCTAGTGACGTCTGATAATTATCAAAAACGTATCAAACCAAGAGTCGCTGGTTTACCCAAGACATTCTCGTATGATAAGTTAGAGAAATTAGCAATAAAACGTGGAGAAGCAGCAACTTCAAATAATCCATTTAAGATTAAAAATAGTTTCTACACCAAACGGATTGGTAAAAAGGTTAATAAGTATAAACTCTTCCAAAAAAACTTTGTTTACACAAGTTCTCCAGAATATAATGATTTTCAATTGATTTTATCAGAATTTGCAAAACAGAAAACAGATGTCTTATTTGTTATTCCACCAGTCAATCAGGAATGGGCTAAATATACTGGCTTGAATCAGGAAAAATACCAAGCCGCAGTTCACAAAATTAAATTTCAACTCATGTCCCAAGGATTTGAACAGATTGCTGATTTTTCAACTAAGGGTGGTGATCCTTATTTCATGGAAGATACTATCCATCTTGGTTGGAATGGTTGGTTGGCCTTAGACAAACAATTGCATTCATTTATGGCAAGAAAAAATCAAGTCTTAGATTATCATCTTGATCCATACTTTTATTCTCAAGACTGGGCAAAAAGAGATAGTCTCGTCAATAATCAATTGAAGTAA
- the dltC gene encoding D-alanine--poly(phosphoribitol) ligase subunit DltC, with protein sequence MTVEEKIIDAFDRLFMEDVSDIKDEDLFDAGVLDSLGTVELIVELENLFEIKVPISEFGREDWNTVNKIVEGVKELQNA encoded by the coding sequence ATGACTGTTGAAGAAAAAATTATTGATGCATTTGATCGCTTGTTTATGGAAGATGTTTCTGACATCAAAGATGAGGACCTTTTTGATGCCGGTGTTTTAGATAGCTTAGGTACGGTTGAGTTAATTGTTGAATTGGAAAACCTATTTGAGATAAAGGTTCCGATTTCAGAATTTGGTCGAGAAGATTGGAATACGGTCAATAAAATTGTTGAAGGTGTGAAGGAACTTCAAAATGCTTAG
- the dltB gene encoding D-alanyl-lipoteichoic acid biosynthesis protein DltB, protein MMGFFNQIPYLDPYSNPIYFIYILIALLPIIIGLFFKKRFQIYESVVTIFFILAMFGQGHTSQLKAFVLYLVWQTLTVFFYKWYRTRYNHIGIFIGTVVLILLPLFFVKVNPLLGQGPHHHSLFSFLGISYLTFKSVGMIMEMRDGILKEFSLWEYLRFLIFLPTFSSGPIDRFRRFQENYRTLPEREEYLEMINSSVMQIMLGFLYKFIISYFLGTVLLPLAESQALATGGYFNHFVIYVMYLYGLNLFFDFAGYSMFAIAISQLMGIKTPKNFHLPFLSPNLKEFWNRWHMTLSFWFRDYVFMRLVHFLIKHKVFKNRNVTSGVAYLVNMTIMGFWHGITWYYIAYGIFHGLGLILTDAWIRKKKTINRKRKEKGLPPRFTSKAYHYLSIMVTFHIVMVSLLLFSGFLDQFWFHPIHF, encoded by the coding sequence ATGATGGGATTTTTCAATCAAATTCCATATCTAGATCCGTATTCAAATCCCATTTATTTTATCTATATCCTTATTGCTTTATTACCCATCATTATCGGTCTATTTTTCAAAAAACGATTTCAGATTTATGAGAGTGTCGTAACGATTTTCTTCATTCTGGCAATGTTTGGTCAAGGCCATACATCACAATTAAAAGCTTTTGTGCTATACCTTGTCTGGCAAACACTAACTGTTTTCTTTTATAAGTGGTATCGGACTCGCTATAATCATATTGGTATTTTTATAGGTACAGTTGTTCTGATTTTGCTTCCGCTCTTTTTCGTTAAAGTTAATCCTCTATTAGGTCAGGGACCTCATCATCATTCGCTCTTTAGTTTTTTAGGTATTTCCTACTTAACCTTTAAAAGTGTTGGAATGATCATGGAAATGCGTGATGGCATTCTTAAAGAGTTCTCTTTATGGGAATACTTGCGCTTCCTAATCTTTTTACCTACTTTTTCAAGTGGTCCTATCGATAGGTTTAGAAGATTTCAAGAAAACTATAGGACACTTCCTGAACGAGAAGAATATTTAGAGATGATTAATAGTTCAGTAATGCAAATAATGCTAGGTTTTCTCTACAAATTTATTATTTCGTATTTTTTAGGAACGGTATTATTACCTCTTGCTGAATCTCAAGCTTTGGCAACAGGAGGCTATTTTAATCATTTTGTCATATATGTCATGTACTTATATGGCTTGAATCTTTTCTTTGACTTTGCTGGCTATTCAATGTTTGCAATAGCTATCTCACAATTAATGGGTATTAAAACTCCTAAGAATTTTCATTTACCATTTCTGTCACCAAATTTAAAAGAGTTCTGGAACAGATGGCACATGACCTTGTCTTTTTGGTTTAGAGATTATGTCTTCATGCGTTTAGTTCATTTTCTCATTAAACACAAGGTTTTCAAAAATAGGAATGTCACTTCTGGAGTTGCCTACCTTGTTAATATGACTATTATGGGATTTTGGCATGGTATCACCTGGTATTATATTGCTTATGGCATTTTTCATGGACTTGGTTTAATCTTAACGGATGCTTGGATCAGGAAGAAGAAAACCATTAACCGCAAACGAAAAGAAAAAGGTTTACCACCTAGATTTACAAGTAAAGCTTATCACTATTTGTCTATAATGGTTACCTTCCATATTGTTATGGTATCATTGTTACTGTTTTCTGGATTTTTAGACCAGTTTTGGTTCCACCCCATTCATTTTTAA
- the dltA gene encoding D-alanine--poly(phosphoribitol) ligase subunit DltA, with product MIKDMVERIEELAKVQKDFPVYKCMGESYTYGDLKRDSDSIAAFLSDLHLEAKSPVMVFGAQTYDMLATFVALTKTGHAYIPVDVHSAQNRILDIIEIGQPSAIITIEELPVTVESKQVISLEDIQMAKVAQKSFTMSSPVKGDDNYYIIFTSGTTGKPKGVQISHDNLLSFTNWMIEDKEFAIPERPQMLAQPPYSFDLSVMYWAPTLALGGTLYALPKELVSDFKQLFKTIIQLPVGIWTSTPSFADLAMLSDDFCHDKMPHLTHFYFDGEELTVSTARKLMERFPNAIIVNAYGPTEATVALSAIQITKEMVAKGARLPIGYPKPDSPTLILDENLQPVPLGEAGEIIVAGPAVSKGYLNNPEKTKEAFFTYKGMPAYHTGDLGYFSESNILQYGGRLDFQIKYGGYRIELEDVSQQLMQSPFIESAVAVPRYNTEHKVQNLLAYVVLKNDVRKQFNRDLDLTKAIKESLKDKMMSYMMPSKFIYRDTLPLTPNGKTDIKALINEVNQK from the coding sequence ATGATAAAAGATATGGTTGAACGTATTGAAGAGTTAGCAAAAGTACAAAAGGATTTTCCTGTATACAAATGTATGGGAGAGTCTTACACATATGGTGATTTAAAGAGAGATTCAGATAGCATCGCGGCTTTCCTTAGCGACTTACATTTAGAAGCCAAATCCCCAGTTATGGTTTTTGGAGCTCAAACCTATGACATGTTAGCAACTTTTGTTGCTTTAACGAAAACCGGTCATGCTTATATTCCGGTTGACGTTCACTCTGCTCAGAATCGCATTTTAGACATCATTGAAATAGGACAACCAAGTGCTATTATCACCATCGAAGAACTTCCAGTTACTGTTGAAAGTAAACAAGTAATCAGTCTTGAGGATATTCAGATGGCAAAGGTTGCGCAAAAATCATTTACGATGTCTAGTCCTGTTAAAGGTGACGATAATTACTATATTATTTTTACTTCTGGTACTACGGGTAAGCCTAAAGGGGTTCAAATTTCACATGATAATTTGTTAAGTTTTACCAATTGGATGATAGAAGACAAAGAATTTGCAATCCCAGAGCGCCCTCAAATGCTTGCTCAACCACCCTATTCATTTGACCTATCAGTGATGTATTGGGCCCCTACCTTAGCTTTGGGTGGAACATTATATGCATTACCTAAAGAATTGGTTTCAGATTTTAAACAGTTGTTTAAGACAATCATACAGTTGCCTGTTGGAATTTGGACATCGACGCCTTCATTTGCTGATTTGGCTATGTTAAGTGATGACTTCTGCCATGATAAAATGCCACATTTAACACATTTTTATTTTGATGGTGAGGAGTTGACAGTCTCGACGGCAAGAAAGTTAATGGAACGTTTTCCCAATGCAATTATTGTTAATGCCTACGGTCCAACTGAAGCGACTGTTGCACTTTCAGCCATTCAAATTACCAAAGAAATGGTTGCAAAAGGAGCACGTTTACCAATTGGTTATCCTAAACCTGATTCACCAACTCTAATCCTTGATGAAAACTTGCAACCTGTTCCACTTGGAGAGGCAGGCGAAATTATTGTTGCAGGTCCGGCTGTCTCAAAGGGCTATTTAAATAACCCAGAGAAAACAAAAGAAGCCTTCTTTACCTATAAGGGCATGCCAGCTTATCACACAGGTGATTTGGGATATTTCTCAGAAAGTAACATCTTACAATATGGGGGGCGTCTTGATTTTCAAATTAAATATGGAGGTTACCGTATTGAGTTGGAAGATGTTTCACAACAATTAATGCAATCACCTTTTATTGAGTCAGCGGTAGCAGTTCCACGTTATAATACTGAACACAAGGTTCAAAATTTATTAGCCTATGTTGTCTTGAAAAATGATGTGAGAAAGCAATTTAATCGTGATCTGGATTTGACAAAAGCCATAAAAGAATCTTTGAAAGATAAAATGATGTCTTATATGATGCCATCAAAATTTATCTATCGAGATACTTTACCACTAACACCAAATGGGAAAACTGATATCAAAGCTTTAATCAATGAGGTAAATCAAAAATGA
- a CDS encoding teichoic acid D-Ala incorporation-associated protein DltX, which produces MNKKWQSIGIFIGKTILFYLIFMLLIYIFDYLGHGQSAFIYNEF; this is translated from the coding sequence ATGAATAAAAAGTGGCAATCAATAGGTATATTTATTGGTAAAACAATTCTATTTTATCTGATTTTTATGTTATTAATTTATATCTTTGATTATTTGGGACATGGTCAAAGTGCATTTATTTATAATGAATTTTAA
- the uvrB gene encoding excinuclease ABC subunit UvrB, which produces MIDRRDENTFKLVSKYQPSGDQPQAIEQLVDNIEGGEKAQILLGATGTGKTYTMSQVISKVNKPTLVIAHNKTLAGQLYGEFKEFFPENTVEYFVSYYDYYQPEAYVPSSDTYIEKDSSVNDEIDKLRHSATSSLLERNDVIVVASVSCIYGLGSPKEYADSAVSLRPGQEISRDQLLNQLVDIQFERNDFDFQRGRFRVRGDVVEVFPASRDEHAFRIEFFGDEIDRIREIESLTGKILGEAEHLVLFPATHFVTNDEHMEASIAKIQAELASQLKVFESEGKLLEAQRLKQRTEYDIEMLREMGYTNGVENYSRHMDGRSEGEPPYTLLDFFPEDFLIMIDESHMTMGQIKGMYNGDQARKKMLVDYGFRLPSALDNRPLRREEFESHVHQIVYVSATPGDYELEQTDTIVEQIIRPTGLLDPIVEVRPTMGQMDDLLGEINLRTERGERTFITTLTKKMAEDLTDYLKEMGVKVKYMHSDIKTLERTEIIRDLRLGVFDVLIGINLLREGIDVPEVSLVAILDADKEGFLRNERGLIQTIGRAARNSQGRVIMYADKMTESMQKAIDETARRRQIQMAYNEEHGIVPQTIKKEIRDLISITKGTNTEVEEESLDYSVMTKSERQEAIKKLQKQMHEAAELLDFELAAQIRDMVLELKSMD; this is translated from the coding sequence ATGATAGATAGACGAGATGAGAACACTTTTAAATTAGTATCCAAATACCAGCCTTCCGGTGATCAACCTCAAGCAATTGAGCAGTTAGTCGATAACATTGAAGGTGGTGAAAAAGCACAGATATTACTAGGAGCTACTGGTACTGGTAAAACCTATACCATGAGTCAAGTTATTAGTAAAGTCAATAAGCCTACATTAGTCATTGCTCACAATAAAACCTTGGCAGGGCAATTGTATGGAGAATTTAAGGAATTTTTCCCTGAAAATACAGTGGAATATTTTGTATCCTATTATGATTATTATCAACCGGAGGCATATGTACCTTCTAGTGATACTTATATCGAAAAAGATTCGTCTGTTAATGATGAAATTGATAAATTACGTCATTCCGCAACCTCTTCTTTATTAGAAAGAAACGATGTTATCGTTGTTGCCTCGGTATCTTGTATTTATGGTTTGGGTTCGCCCAAAGAGTACGCTGATTCTGCAGTCAGTCTTCGACCAGGTCAAGAAATCTCTCGAGACCAACTCTTGAATCAACTGGTTGATATTCAATTTGAACGTAACGATTTTGACTTCCAAAGAGGACGATTTCGTGTTCGTGGAGATGTTGTTGAAGTTTTCCCAGCATCCCGTGATGAACATGCCTTTCGTATAGAGTTTTTTGGGGATGAAATTGATCGTATTCGGGAAATTGAATCCTTAACAGGGAAAATTTTGGGAGAAGCAGAGCATTTAGTCCTTTTCCCAGCTACTCACTTTGTGACCAATGATGAACACATGGAAGCCTCAATTGCTAAAATTCAAGCTGAGCTAGCTAGTCAGCTTAAAGTTTTTGAGTCAGAAGGTAAGCTCTTAGAAGCGCAACGTTTAAAACAAAGAACAGAATATGATATTGAAATGCTCCGTGAAATGGGCTATACCAACGGTGTCGAAAACTATTCAAGACATATGGATGGCCGTTCGGAAGGAGAACCTCCTTATACGCTATTAGACTTTTTCCCTGAAGATTTCTTAATTATGATTGATGAGAGTCACATGACGATGGGACAGATTAAGGGAATGTATAATGGGGACCAAGCTCGTAAAAAAATGCTTGTTGATTATGGCTTTAGACTTCCTTCCGCCTTGGATAACAGACCTTTAAGACGAGAGGAGTTTGAAAGTCACGTTCATCAAATTGTTTACGTATCTGCAACTCCTGGTGATTATGAGTTGGAACAAACCGATACAATTGTGGAACAAATTATCCGACCAACAGGGCTATTAGACCCTATTGTGGAAGTTCGTCCGACTATGGGGCAAATGGATGATTTGTTGGGTGAAATCAATTTAAGAACAGAACGTGGTGAAAGGACTTTTATCACCACATTGACTAAAAAAATGGCAGAAGATTTAACAGATTACCTCAAAGAAATGGGTGTCAAAGTGAAGTACATGCATAGCGACATCAAAACTTTGGAGAGGACTGAAATTATTCGTGATCTTCGATTAGGCGTTTTTGACGTTTTGATTGGGATAAATCTGCTGCGCGAAGGAATCGATGTTCCTGAGGTAAGTCTTGTTGCTATCCTAGATGCGGACAAAGAAGGTTTCCTTCGAAACGAGCGTGGTTTAATTCAAACCATAGGGCGGGCAGCAAGAAATTCACAGGGTCGTGTTATCATGTATGCTGACAAAATGACAGAGTCTATGCAAAAAGCCATTGATGAAACAGCGCGTCGTCGCCAAATTCAAATGGCTTATAACGAAGAACATGGTATTGTTCCACAAACAATCAAAAAAGAAATTAGAGACCTGATTTCAATCACAAAAGGCACAAACACAGAAGTTGAAGAAGAAAGTCTTGATTATTCTGTTATGACAAAATCAGAAAGGCAAGAAGCTATCAAGAAATTGCAAAAACAAATGCATGAAGCAGCTGAGCTCCTTGATTTTGAATTGGCAGCTCAAATTAGAGATATGGTTTTAGAATTAAAAAGTATGGATTGA